In Nitrospirota bacterium, the genomic stretch CCAGAAAGGCCTGGGCCAGCTTAAAGGCAACGCCGACACCGGTCAGTCCGCTTACAAACTCCCGGAGGGCAGGCGAAACGCCTGAAGAAAGAAGCCCGGGGTGAAGGACCGCATACGCATTAGGGAGAATAAAATCGTCAGGGCCGTTTGAACCACGCTCCGGCGCCGGAGCGTGGTCGAATTCGTGGTGATCGGTGATGATCAGGTCAAGACCGATGGATCGCGCATGGCGCGATTCCTGAACAGCGGTAATGCCGCAATCCACGGAAATGACCAGTTGCGTGCCGGCGGTCTTTAATGTTTCGAGGGCCTTTGCATTCAGTCCATACCCCTCGGTCATTCTGTCGGGGATATAGCAGTCCACCTTCGCGCCCGATTGCTGGAGCGCCAGGAACAGGAGCGAAGCGCCGGTCACGCCGTCGACATCGTAGTCCCCGTATACCACGATCTTCTCACCACCGGCGATCGCCGAACGGATCCGTCCGACAGCCTTTTCCATCTGGCTGAAGATGCCCGGATCGGACATCGCTGACAGATCGCAGGCGAGAAACGTGCTTGCTTCCGAGGGATCGGAGATGCCGCGGTTGACCAGGAGCCGTGCGATGAGCGGGTGCAGACCCGCGCTTTCGGCAAGCGCGGCCGCCGCGCCGTTATCTGATTCTGCAAGGACCCATTTCATACGTCCGGGGCCCGCCGGGCTAACCCTTTGTGTTGTTGTCTTTTTTTGCGGCTTCGTCGGAAGAATCGGAAATGCCCTTTTTAAAACCCTTGATGGCCTTCCCGAGCCCTTCGCCGAGCTGCGGCAGGCGGCTCGCACCGAAGATGATTATTACGATTACCAGTATGACGATCAGCTCCGGCATTCCAAGTCCAAACATGTTGCCTCCTTGTATTCCTCTGGCGTATTGAGATTCTTAAACGACCGATGTTCGGGATCGAAGCTATCGATCTCAGTTTCACGTACATACCTTACTCGCGCTTCTCCGAAGATCCCCTGGACGTTTCGGGCGTCCCCCTGGAGCCTTTTCTCGATGAGCGGCAGCAGGCCTTTTGAGTAGATCGCATGAAGCGGCTCCACGCGCCCGGCGATCTTCGGCACAACAATGTCATGTCCATCGGCCAGACCGGCCATATACGCGATCAGGTCCGGGTTTAAAAAAGGCATGTCGCAGGCCGCCACAAAATTATATTCGTCCGTTGAATTGAGCAGGCCGGTATAAATGCCGGTGAGCGGCCCCCGTTTGTCAACGGCATCATTGATCGCAAGAGCGTCGTATGAGACATACGATGACGGAGCGTTGGTCACGATAATGATCCTCGGGAACACTGCGCGAAGCGCGCGCAAAACATGCTCGATCAGAGGAGCTCCCTCAAGCTTGAGAAATGCCTTGTCCCGGCCCATGCGGCGGTTTTCACCGCCTGAAAGAACAATGCCTGTCATGTGTAAAATTACAGCATTTACCGGGGCATGTCAACTGTGAAGTGTTTAAGGTTTTTCTGAATGTGGAGGTGAACAACGGGATACAACGTGTGCGGCAATCGTCGAAGTTGGAAAGAAGTACACTATATCGCGATGTCAGCTTTTCTTTGAGCTCTTGGAGCCTGCCCTCGAAATGTGTTATCGGGGGTCTTTTGCGGCCAACCTGAATATTTAGATTTTAAAACTACGTCCAAGCTCTTCTCTGTGACTTCTGTGCCTTATGTGGCAAAATATTCCTGCCGTTTTGAGTAGAATTTGATTCCTTATTTACTAAAGTTTCCCGCTCCGTGTATATTCTCTTTGCTGAAATCGAGAAAATGCGGTGGAAGTCACTTCTTTTCCTCAACCAAAACACGATAGGATTGCAAGTGATGGACAACGAAACCTCCGAACGACCGATGCCGTGTCATCGCGGATTCCGCCAGTTCAAGCTGAGCTTCAAAGTATTGAGCGCCCTTTCCAAAGAAGGTGACCTTCGCCGGTGTGATCTGAAGAGTTTCGACGCCGATCATCACTTTTTTGTTTATTTTATCCGCGTAGTCGAGCTCGTCTTGTGCGTGCGACACGAGCCCATCAGGACCTTCGGCAAAGTTCCTGTAGTCCATGATCGCGACATAGTCGTAGATATCCTGAACGCACTCGTTCAGCTTCCGGCGCTGCCCGTTCCACTCCACGTCTTCGATGCCGTCGAACCAGAACGGCATTGCCGGTCCCACAAGCAAACTCGATCCTGCCGCGGCCTTCATGCGCATGAATTCGGCGGACAGGTCCAGATACTGCCGGCCACGCAGCGGGCGCGCGGATGCCCAGTCGTCGAGAAGATATGGTTCTATATCAATGTTGACGCCGTCGAATCGCGAGGACGCATCAGGCGTGTTTTTGTTGAATTCGATGACTAACCCGAACATTCGTACTGCGGCGGCACGTTTCTCCGGAAGGATGTACTCCTGGGTGCGGAGATACGCGGAGCCAAGAAGCGCAAACACCTTGAACCCTCGCGCATGGGCGCTTGCGATAAGCTTCCGGTATTTCCTGGGCTCGTTCACAAGAATATTCCGGCCGTTATATTCGTCGGCATACAGATACATCGTCGAGATATGCTGCCGATCGAGAAACGTTTCTACGTCTCGCAGAGCCTCTTCCTTGTCGAGCATGCGGAAGGCGTCTTCCTCCCAGATCCAGACGGCGCGCGGGGCTGCGACGGCCGAGTGTCCCGGGACTATGAGCGCCGACCAGAAAACAAATATCGTGATTGCGATTAGGAAACACCGAGTGACGGTTCGGTTCATACTGTCATTCACTCCTTGAGAAGAGAAACCGGATTAGCGGGAGAGATATCTTGACAAAATACGTCTCCACGTATAATATCAAAGCATCCATAAAAGAAGGAGATTGCAGCAATGGAAATTACCGAGAATAAATTAAAAGAAATCCTTACTGAACAGCGAACTGAATTTCAGCATGTCGTCGGTATCTTCAAGGAAGACCTCGAATCAAAGATCAATCTCATTGCTGAGCAATACCAGGAAATCAAATCAGCGCAAATAAATCACACTGAGATGATCGGAGCTTTGCTGGAAGACGTACAAATCATCAAATCCGATGTTCAATTTCTAAAAGTCGAGCTGAAAAGAAAAGTCGATTATGACGAATTCGACGCGCTCGCAAAACGGGTTGCTCTGCTCGAAGCAAAAATTAGAAAATAAACGTTCCCAATCCTCTTCTGTTGCATTCCTTGCCGATAACATACCTGTTGTAAATGCCTGAAGTATTTTACTTCTCGCTGCGCCTCTTCCTTGTCGAGCATGCGGAAGGCGTCTTCCTTCCAGATCCAGATTGCGCGCGAGGCGGCGACGGCCGAGCGTGCCGGTACCACCGACGCCCACCATAAAACGAGAATCGCGATTGCGATTCGGTAACACAGTGTGACGGTTCGGCTCATCCTTTCATTCACTCCTCGAGAAGAGAAACCGGATTAGCGGCTTTGCTCTGATGGGTATTTGCTTTTCGGTATCTAAATATCATTCCGGAAACATTATGTACCGTTTGCAGATTGGGCTTAAGGTGAACTACTCGTACCGCAGCGCCTGGATTGGGTCCTGGAGCGCGGCCCTGCGCGCCGGGTACACGCCGAAGAACACGCCCACGGCCGCCGAGAACGTGAACGCCATGATGATGGACCAGGCCGCGCCTTCATCATCGAAGTGCGTAATTTATTTATCATCCATTATCCTCCAATCTGGGACATGGGAGATAATGCAGGATGGAGAGAAGAACCCTCTTGGAGAGTATGGCGTGCGGGTTTGGATAAGACAGCGCCCCGATATAGATTTTCCAGCTCATCGTCGGATGCGCCGTTCCTGAGCGAAGTTTTAATGTCTACTGATATTTCGGAAAACAGACAGGGTCTCAGTCTCCCAATTGCCGTGAGCCGTAGCCTGTTGCAGGAACCGCAAAAGCAGTCGCTGATAGGGCTGATGAAACCGATCATACCTTGTGCGTCCTCTATGCGGTAGTTTCGTGACGGCCCACCACCCTTGAACGGCAGCTTAACAAGTTTTCCCACTGAAGTCACACGCTCCCTGATCTCTTCCTTGCTCAGATAGGCATCGGGTTTCCATCTTTCACGGTTGCCAATAGGCATAAACTCGATAAACCGGATATGAACGTCCTTATGCAAAGTAAGGGCTGCAAACCCGGCAAGTTCATCATCATTGACGCCCCGCACCGGGACCACATTGATCTTCACCGGCGAGAGCCCGGTCCGTTCCGCTTCCGCTATAGCTTCCCATACTCGATCAATCTCGCCTCCCCTCGTTATCTTTCGGTATCGCTCCGCGATTAGGGTGTCGAGGCTGATATTCACCCGGTCGAGACCGGCCTTTTTCAGCTTCTGCGCCATGCCTGCCAGGCGTTGTCCGTTCGTGGTTATACTGAGATCTTTTATCCCGACGCTCTTGATCCCTGAGATAAGCTGGAAAATATCATTACGCAGAAGCGGCTCGCCTCCGGTCAGGCGGACCTTTCTGACGCCGTATTTGCCTGCAATGCGCACGATCCTGATGATCTCATCGCTGGTGAGAATTTCAGATTGGCCGAATTGTTTGAGTCCATTTTCCGGCATGCAATAGAAGCACTTCAAATTGCATCTGTCAGTGATGGAGATCCTGAGATAGTCTATCCGACGGTTGAACGAATCAGTGAGCACAGCTGCCCGCTCCGCGAACGGCAAATCCTTCTGTTTTGAATCCAGAGAAGTCATCCCAGCTTGCCAAAAGGACAGACCGGATACCTGCAAACGTCGCACTTCATACAGAGTCCACCATGGCCCAGCTCAGCCACCTCTTTTCGTCCTATCCGTTCACCAGCAAGTACCCGGGGAAGGACCAGATCGAAGATCGTGGTCGTTGCATACATGCCACAGGCGGGGATCCCCAAAATCGGAATCAATTTGGAGTTTTGAGTTCGGAGTTCGGAGTGAAACCATCCCGCTCCTTTATCCTCTCCCCCCAGGGGAGAGGGTGGGGTGAGGGGGGATTCCGCATTCTCAAGATAAGCAACCAAAAACATCGCTCCCAGCAAAACCGCTGAACCGTAGGTAATATCAATGGCGCCCAGCTCACGGATCGCGAACCGCGTTACGTCATCGGGGTCCACGGACATGCCGCCCGTGGTGATGAGCAGGTCAGCCCCGGCATTTAACAATTCCCGAAGCCTGTCCACAATGAATGCCTTATCGTCCGGCGCATAGTAGACGCCCACAAGCTCCCCGCCGATCTCCTCTATCTTCTTCGTAATGACCGGCGCAAAGGCGTCTTTGATTCTGCCGTGGTATACTTCGTTCCCGGTGATCACGACGCCGACCTTCGGTTTGCGCAGTTCTTTTACTTCGATGACGCCGGTCAGACGCGGAGACGGAGTAATGGGGTGACGCCGGGAAATCGGCGTCAGCTTCATTTTCTCCCTGTCCCCGTGTCGTCCTGTCCCCCTGTCCTGCCGTGCAGACTCCGCTATCCTTACCGCCTCCTCCACCACCACTTTCTTCACCACCAGCGGGATCGCCCTCGTTCCTGCGAGAGTCTGTCCTTTTTTAACGATTGTATTGTCATGAAGAGTTGCACACATAATCTCTCCAAGCATGTTGAATTTCAAAAGCGCATCACGATCTATTTTAAGAAGTCCATCACGCTCCGCAATGATGTTTATTTTTCCTTCCTTTGGTTCGCCCTTGATCGCGACCCCTTCGCCCATGAGCGCCTTGGCAATCGCGTACGCGGCATCGTTCTCGTGCATCTCGTCATCGGCGACCTGAAGCACGAATAGATGTTCCTTGCCGAGCCGCTGAAGGTGACAAACGTCCTCTTCGCGGATGACGTGGCCTTTCTTGAAGGCGCGTCCT encodes the following:
- the moaA gene encoding GTP 3',8-cyclase MoaA, with the protein product MTSLDSKQKDLPFAERAAVLTDSFNRRIDYLRISITDRCNLKCFYCMPENGLKQFGQSEILTSDEIIRIVRIAGKYGVRKVRLTGGEPLLRNDIFQLISGIKSVGIKDLSITTNGQRLAGMAQKLKKAGLDRVNISLDTLIAERYRKITRGGEIDRVWEAIAEAERTGLSPVKINVVPVRGVNDDELAGFAALTLHKDVHIRFIEFMPIGNRERWKPDAYLSKEEIRERVTSVGKLVKLPFKGGGPSRNYRIEDAQGMIGFISPISDCFCGSCNRLRLTAIGRLRPCLFSEISVDIKTSLRNGASDDELENLYRGAVLSKPARHTLQEGSSLHPALSPMSQIGG
- the tatA gene encoding twin-arginine translocase TatA/TatE family subunit; amino-acid sequence: MFGLGMPELIVILVIVIIIFGASRLPQLGEGLGKAIKGFKKGISDSSDEAAKKDNNTKG
- a CDS encoding molybdopterin-binding protein, whose product is MCDTIHDQQGPGTKSIPVQQAIGTVLAHDITEIRPGEFKGRAFKKGHVIREEDVCHLQRLGKEHLFVLQVADDEMHENDAAYAIAKALMGEGVAIKGEPKEGKINIIAERDGLLKIDRDALLKFNMLGEIMCATLHDNTIVKKGQTLAGTRAIPLVVKKVVVEEAVRIAESARQDRGTGRHGDREKMKLTPISRRHPITPSPRLTGVIEVKELRKPKVGVVITGNEVYHGRIKDAFAPVITKKIEEIGGELVGVYYAPDDKAFIVDRLRELLNAGADLLITTGGMSVDPDDVTRFAIRELGAIDITYGSAVLLGAMFLVAYLENAESPLTPPSPLGGEDKGAGWFHSELRTQNSKLIPILGIPACGMYATTTIFDLVLPRVLAGERIGRKEVAELGHGGLCMKCDVCRYPVCPFGKLG
- a CDS encoding molybdenum cofactor guanylyltransferase, with the protein product MTGIVLSGGENRRMGRDKAFLKLEGAPLIEHVLRALRAVFPRIIIVTNAPSSYVSYDALAINDAVDKRGPLTGIYTGLLNSTDEYNFVAACDMPFLNPDLIAYMAGLADGHDIVVPKIAGRVEPLHAIYSKGLLPLIEKRLQGDARNVQGIFGEARVRYVRETEIDSFDPEHRSFKNLNTPEEYKEATCLDLECRS